The following are encoded in a window of Castanea sativa cultivar Marrone di Chiusa Pesio chromosome 9, ASM4071231v1 genomic DNA:
- the LOC142610104 gene encoding protein POLYCHOME-like — protein MPESRDRLVRPVDYAAIFARRRTPSTGILIDDPEVGRNLFGSPAPGPATPGRRGGFGTPRNVRGRNLYGSATAQRSSGRGRVLPSWYPRTPLQDITAVVRAIERRRALLGDAEGLQIESPIPEGQRVLDPSVTLSGAQLKHDISMISPNLAVGVKPRTPAVGKVPKILLGITNQNAGESEFLTPQKKLLNSIDTVEKVVMEELQKLKRTPSAKKAEREKRIRTLMSMR, from the exons ATGCCTGAATCGAGAGATAGATTGGTGAGGCCTGTCGACTACGCTGCCATTTTCGCTCGCCGCAGAACTCCCAGTACCGGAATTCTTATTGACGATCCAGAAGTGGGTCGGAACTTGTTCGGATCCCCGGCCCCGGGCCCGGCAACACCTGGACGAAGGGGAGGCTTTGGAACTCCAAGAAATGTGCGTGGCCGGAATCTGTACGGAAGTGCCACTGCGCAGCGGAGTTCGGGTCGGGGCAGAGTGTTACCTTCTTGGTACCCACGAACCCCTCTTCAAGATATCACTGCGGTTGTGAGG GCAATTGAAAGGAGAAGAGCTCTACTGGGAGATGCCGAAGGGCTACAAATTGAGAGTCCTATACCTGAGGGCCAAAGGGTTCTTGACCCTTCTGTGACATTGTCTGGTGCTCAACTCAAGCACGATATCTCTATGATCTCTCCAAATCTAGCTGTTGGTGTCAAGCCTCGTACACCTGCTGTTGGTAAAGTGCCAAAGATTCTGCTCGGAATCACTAATCAGAATGCTGGAGAATCAGAGTTTCTCACACCTCAGAAGAAACTCTTGAACTCGATTGACACTGTTGAGAAAGTGGTGATGGAGGAACTGCAGAAGCTAAAGAGAACCCCAAGTGCTAAGAAggcagagagagaaaagagaattcGTACTTTGATGTCTATGCGTTGA
- the LOC142610103 gene encoding delta(12)-fatty-acid desaturase FAD2 encodes MGAGGRMAVPPTRKKSEAESLKRVPHSKPPFTLGQIKKAIPPHCFQRSVLRSFSYVVYDLAIAFVFFYIATNYFHHLPKPLSSLAWLLYGFVQGCVLTGVWVIAHECGHHAFSDYQWLDDTVGLILHSCLLVPYFSWKYSHGRHHSNTGSIEKDEVFVPKQKSSIPWYSKYLNNPPGRLITLFITLTLGWPLYLAFNVSGRPYDRFASHYDPYGPIYSDRQRLQIFISDAGIIAVFYGLYQLAMAKGLAWVLCTYGGPLLVVNGFLVLITFLQHTHPSLPHYDSSEWDWLRGALATVDRDYGILNKVFHNITDTHVAHHLFSTMPHYNAMEATKAIKPILGEYYQFDGTPVYKATWREAKECVYVEPDESGQSKGVFWYNNKL; translated from the coding sequence ATGGGTGCAGGTGGCCGAATGGCAGTGCCCCCCACTCGCAAGAAATCTGAAGCTGAAAGTCTGAAGCGAGTTCCACACTCAAAACCCCCATTTACCCTTGGCCAGATCAAGAAAGCCATCCCTCCTCATTGTTTCCAGCGTTCTGTTCTCCGCTCTTTCTCCTATGTTGTTTATGACCTCGCTATAGCCTTTGTCTTCTTTTACATTGCTACCAATTACTTCCATCACCTTCCTAAACCTCTCTCTTCCCTGGCTTGGTTACTTTATGGGTTTGTCCAAGGTTGTGTCCTAACTGGTGTTTGGGTCATAGCCCATGAGTGTGGCCACCATGCGTTTAGTGACTACCAATGGCTTGATGACACCGTGGGTCTAATCCTCCACTCCTGTCTTCTTGTCCCTTACTTCTCCTGGAAGTATAGCCATGGCCGCCACCATTCTAATACAGGTTCCATTGAGAAGGATGAAGTCTTTGTCCCCAAGCAAAAATCCAGTATCCCATGGTACTCCAAATACCTTAACAATCCACCAGGCCGACTCATCACACTTTTCATCACGCTTACTCTAGGCTGGCCTCTTTACCTCGCATTCAACGTTTCGGGCAGGCCCTATGATCGGTTTGCAAGCCACTATGACCCTTATGGTCCCATCTACTCAGATCGTCAACGGCTCCAAATATTCATTTCCGATGCTGGTATTATTGCTGTCTTTTATGGGCTTTACCAGCTTGCCATGGCAAAAGGACTTGCTTGGGTATTATGTACCTATGGAGGACCGCTGTTGGTTGTAAATGGATTTTTGGTGTTGATCACATTTTTGCAGCACACTCACCCTTCATTACCTCATTATGATTCTTCTGAGTGGGACTGGTTGAGAGGAGCTTTGGCCACTGTTGATCGAGATTATGGAATTTTGAACAAGGTTTTCCATAACATCACAGATACTCATGTGGCACACCATTTGTTCTCAACAATGCCACATTATAATGCAATGGAAGCTACAAAGGCAATTAAGCCAATTTTGGGAGAGTATTATCAATTCGATGGGACACCAGTTTACAAGGCAACATGGAGGGAGGCAAAGGAGTGTGTTTATGTTGAACCTGATGAATCTGGCCAGAGCAAGGGTGTCTTCTGGTACAACAATAAGCTGTGA